One Acanthochromis polyacanthus isolate Apoly-LR-REF ecotype Palm Island chromosome 6, KAUST_Apoly_ChrSc, whole genome shotgun sequence DNA segment encodes these proteins:
- the tamalin gene encoding general receptor for phosphoinositides 1-associated scaffold protein, with protein sequence MTFRRLKKVNSSGPDSGPASQDNDIYFPSSKSDSCRTVDLPTNSSEVYNYKTLAYSGGTLPRNFKKGAGLQKWKPLTQTPEPQRKVVVLEKKEEETFGFEIQTYGLHHQDQNSVEMCTFVCKVHNDSPAQQAGLKVGDTIASVNEATVEGFRHKEIVQLIRACGNSIRLETVYSDSIRKAELEARLQYLKQTLHEKWDEYRSLMVQEQRLVHGIVMSDAAVYESLESAGIYGSLGAPSPAAERALRCTGSTSSSASFLSTATEDDPLYQTCIYQADGNMDSENADKNKDQQPPQRLQRLRPASELFVTAKTQLTRSASTRSYMRGSSSSSNSGEKQGGFNSLQRKPKQKSFRRRLLKFIPGLNRPLEEEESKL encoded by the exons ATGACGTTCAGGAGGCTGAAGAAGGTGAACTCCAGCGGGCCGGACAGTGGACCCGCATCCCAGGACAACGACATTTATTTCCCCTCGTCCAAGTCGGACAGCTGCAGGACTGTGGACTTACCAACCAACTCCTCGGAGGTTTACAACTACAAGACTCTGGCTTACTCTGGAGGGACGCTGCCCAGGAACTTTAAAAAG GGCGCCGGGCTGCAGAAGTGGAAACCCCTAACGCAGACGCCAGAACCACAAAG GAAGGTGGTGGTCCTggagaaaaaagaggaggagaccTTCGGTTTTGAGATTCAG ACTTACGGCCTCCATCATCAGGACCAGAACTCAGTGGAGATGTGCACGTTTGTGTGTAAGGTGCACAACGACAGCCCGGCCCAGCAGGCAGGACTTAAAGTTG GGGACACCATCGCAAGTGTGAACGAGGCCACCGTGGAGGGATTTCGACACAAGGAGATCGTTCAGCTCATCAGGGCCTGCGGAAACTCAATCAG GCTGGAGACGGTTTACAGTGACTCAATCCGAAAGGCCGAGCTGGAAGCCCGACTGCAGTATCTGaag CAAACTCTTCATGAGAAGTGGGATGAATATCGATCTCTGATGGTGCAGGAGCAGAGGCTCGTTCACG GTATAGTGATGAGTGATGCTGCCGTGTACGAGTCCCTGGAGTCAGCAGGTATATACGGCAGCCTCGGTGCTCCCAGTCCTGCCGCTGAGAGAGCTCTCCGATGCACcggcagcaccagcagcagcgcCAGCTTCCTCAGCACGGCCACCGAGGACGACCCTCTCTACCAGACCTGCATTTACCAGGCAGACGGCAACATGGACTCAGAAAAcgcagacaaaaacaaagaccaGCAGCCGCCACAGAGGCTGCAGCGCCTTCGACCGGCCAGCGAGCTCTTCGTGACGGCCAAGACGCAGCTGACGCGCAGCGCCAGCACCCGCAGCTACATGAGGGGATCTTCGTCGTCGTCGAATTCGGGGGAGAAGCAGGGAGGATTCAACTCGCTGCAGAGGAAACCCAAACAGAAGAGCTTCCGCAGGCGCCTCCTCAAATTCATCCCAGGTTTGAATCGAccgctggaggaggaggagagcaaaCTGTGA